In Bremerella alba, one DNA window encodes the following:
- a CDS encoding glutamine amidotransferase has protein sequence MSYWYLQPLGESYLLVGILVFALVALLVLRPQFQGLTPQRHWLLTGLRFAVILLIALTLLRPTWVRSIKETQKSLLVLMFDSSRSMTVPDAGDGVPRWEAQKQTLQRLAPELDALGDDIDVAIYQFDENATPLESTDGQVQFPNSPDGRFTDIGSSIAQVMQQNIGKKLAGVILLSDGAQRVYSPQVEMQQAARDLARLDTPLHTVTYGKAIDPSQARDVAVETLADHYTVFVKNELAIKTSVRIQGMANLPVPVQLIMEDSQGQKTIIETQEITTSKVQETLDVTFRYTPQQSGQFKLSILVPDQDGELVTKNNVLSAYLNVLEGGLKLLYLEGRTVDRPEQKWLRQVVAESADMELDFRWIDRRRRNQWPVNLTEAIEKGKYDVYIIGDVDSSALSPETIDLLAQQVEEGKGLIMLGGFHSFGAGGYQSTIFQNVLPVEMSRFDRQDFDAPIRTDMHLPGPITIVATENHFLSSLGTDAEGTPALTAVPGLSGANKVTGPTQRGITILETQSGSPLLVAGEYGLGRTLAFTADSTWRWVMAGKSDIHKRFWRQIILWLAKKDGLETRDVWVQLEQRRYVPGAPIRFTASANSQSGEPLRDVTFESTLISPDGSRTSIRTLPGDSVIEGSLDAGEAMGDYTIEVVAKQNGTSVGTGLGRFFVYDQDLELSDPSARPSQLAALSAITKEVGGRTWTPEELPQLLDQIKNRPPETEVEVQTKWTWPESGRDSWINLLLIVGLLGWEWYLRKRWSMV, from the coding sequence ATGTCGTACTGGTACCTGCAACCTTTGGGCGAAAGCTATCTCCTGGTGGGGATATTGGTCTTCGCGCTGGTTGCGCTGTTGGTACTTCGGCCACAGTTTCAAGGACTGACTCCTCAACGGCATTGGCTCCTCACAGGGCTTCGCTTTGCGGTGATCTTGCTGATCGCTTTAACGCTGCTTCGTCCGACGTGGGTTCGCTCGATCAAAGAGACTCAGAAATCGCTGCTGGTGTTGATGTTCGACTCGAGCCGCAGCATGACGGTGCCGGACGCAGGCGACGGCGTCCCGCGCTGGGAAGCTCAGAAACAAACACTTCAGCGTTTAGCCCCTGAACTAGACGCGCTCGGCGACGACATCGACGTCGCCATCTATCAGTTTGATGAAAACGCCACGCCGCTTGAATCCACCGACGGCCAGGTCCAGTTCCCCAATAGCCCCGACGGGCGCTTCACTGACATCGGCAGTTCGATTGCCCAGGTTATGCAGCAAAACATCGGCAAGAAGCTGGCCGGCGTGATTCTTCTTTCGGACGGAGCCCAGCGGGTTTATTCGCCCCAGGTCGAAATGCAGCAAGCGGCACGCGACTTAGCGAGATTGGATACGCCGCTACACACCGTCACCTACGGCAAAGCGATCGATCCTTCCCAGGCCCGCGACGTCGCCGTAGAAACCTTGGCCGACCATTACACCGTGTTCGTGAAAAACGAACTGGCGATTAAAACCTCGGTCCGCATTCAAGGCATGGCCAATCTACCGGTCCCGGTACAGTTGATCATGGAAGATTCCCAAGGCCAGAAAACCATCATCGAAACGCAAGAGATCACCACGTCTAAGGTCCAGGAAACACTCGACGTGACCTTTCGCTACACGCCGCAGCAATCGGGACAGTTTAAGCTAAGCATTCTGGTGCCTGATCAAGACGGCGAGCTGGTCACCAAAAACAACGTGCTGAGTGCTTACTTGAATGTCTTGGAAGGGGGACTCAAGCTGCTGTATCTGGAAGGACGCACGGTCGATCGGCCAGAGCAAAAGTGGCTGCGTCAGGTCGTTGCCGAGTCGGCCGACATGGAACTCGACTTCCGCTGGATTGATCGACGACGACGCAATCAGTGGCCGGTCAATTTGACCGAAGCTATCGAAAAAGGGAAATACGATGTCTATATCATTGGCGACGTCGACTCGTCGGCGTTAAGCCCCGAAACGATCGATCTGCTGGCCCAGCAGGTTGAAGAGGGCAAAGGTCTGATCATGCTTGGCGGTTTTCATTCCTTCGGGGCTGGCGGCTACCAATCCACTATCTTCCAAAACGTGCTGCCGGTCGAGATGAGTCGCTTTGACCGGCAGGACTTCGATGCCCCAATCCGTACCGACATGCACCTGCCAGGGCCGATCACGATTGTCGCCACCGAGAACCACTTCTTGTCTTCGCTCGGAACCGATGCCGAAGGAACCCCGGCTTTGACGGCCGTGCCGGGGCTGTCCGGGGCCAATAAAGTCACCGGACCTACGCAGCGGGGAATAACGATCCTTGAAACGCAAAGTGGCAGTCCGCTGCTGGTGGCCGGCGAATATGGTCTCGGTAGGACGCTGGCCTTCACCGCCGATAGCACGTGGCGGTGGGTTATGGCCGGCAAGAGCGACATCCACAAACGCTTCTGGCGGCAGATTATCTTGTGGCTGGCCAAGAAGGATGGACTCGAAACACGCGATGTGTGGGTCCAGCTAGAGCAGCGGCGGTATGTCCCTGGGGCACCGATTCGCTTTACGGCGAGTGCCAACTCTCAAAGTGGCGAGCCACTGCGCGACGTGACGTTCGAGTCGACGCTGATCTCTCCTGACGGCAGCCGCACGAGCATTCGCACGCTTCCCGGAGATAGCGTCATTGAAGGAAGTCTCGACGCCGGCGAAGCGATGGGAGACTACACCATTGAAGTCGTCGCCAAGCAGAACGGCACGAGCGTTGGCACCGGCCTGGGACGCTTTTTTGTTTATGATCAGGACCTGGAACTGAGCGACCCTTCAGCCAGGCCGTCGCAGTTGGCGGCGTTATCCGCGATCACCAAAGAAGTCGGCGGGCGAACCTGGACGCCGGAAGAGCTGCCGCAACTGCTCGATCAAATCAAGAACCGCCCACCGGAAACCGAAGTCGAAGTGCAAACCAAGTGGACCTGGCCCGAATCGGGACGCGATAGTTGGATCAACCTGCTGCTGATTGTCGGTTTGCTCGGCTGGGAATGGTATCTCAGAAAACGGTGGAGCATGGTCTGA
- a CDS encoding DUF695 domain-containing protein, with protein sequence MSDDWNAYLTQIEDSIASILLDMGIVSDVPDPQRKWLVRVLIPLQQPDDYGLTSNEEFAAIQPLEEGIVETIEEALDAVHVGCMTHNGRRDIVFYSPTFEGIDVALAPVMQEHTTYELRSGYQEDAEWGFYFEIMYPTPYEIQSMQNCSVLHNLLEAGDTLEKERLVSHWAYFPSEQSRAQFISSVQEKGFQIQQENLREEAEQPNPYGVQIERVDHVDQASIDQVSIELFDLAQSLGGTYDGWETKVIKSE encoded by the coding sequence GTGTCAGACGATTGGAACGCATATCTCACGCAGATCGAAGACTCTATTGCTTCGATTCTATTGGACATGGGTATCGTCTCCGATGTTCCCGATCCGCAGCGCAAATGGCTTGTCCGGGTGCTGATTCCTCTCCAGCAACCCGATGACTACGGGCTGACATCAAATGAGGAATTCGCCGCAATCCAACCTTTAGAAGAAGGCATCGTCGAGACGATTGAGGAAGCACTCGATGCGGTCCATGTTGGCTGCATGACACACAATGGACGGCGGGATATTGTGTTCTATAGCCCAACGTTTGAAGGAATCGACGTGGCACTTGCTCCGGTCATGCAAGAGCACACCACGTACGAACTACGAAGTGGCTACCAAGAGGATGCAGAGTGGGGTTTCTATTTTGAAATCATGTACCCCACTCCGTACGAAATTCAGTCGATGCAAAACTGTTCGGTACTTCACAACCTACTCGAGGCCGGAGATACGCTCGAAAAAGAACGCCTCGTATCCCACTGGGCCTATTTTCCAAGCGAACAATCGCGAGCGCAGTTCATCTCGTCGGTCCAGGAAAAAGGGTTTCAGATCCAACAGGAAAACCTGCGAGAAGAAGCAGAGCAACCCAATCCGTATGGTGTGCAGATCGAGCGTGTCGATCATGTCGATCAAGCTTCCATCGACCAAGTAAGCATTGAACTGTTCGATCTGGCCCAGTCCCTAGGCGGCACCTACGACGGCTGGGAAACGAAGGTCATCAAAAGCGAGTGA